The genomic window CTCATGCATATTAAAGGTTTATCCAATGTAACAAACCCGTGTTTTAGGGGTGGAATAGCCTTGCATGCCTTTTGAAAGTTTCTTCAATCTGTTGCAGGACACAGAGGAATTTATATTACAAAGGTGCAGTAGATATCAAGAACATTTCAAATTTTGGATTCatataatagttttcaaaagtgTGAGTTCTACAGAAATTCAAATAAAAGTACTTTATATGCATTCTTAAGTGACCAACTAAAAGTCTTGTCTCCTTTTCTTCAGTGAGAACGGATCAGCCTCACTCAAAGGAAGTTTCtgagatggaagcagctcacatcagcccagagcttcctattcgatgggttgtttctgcagacaggactgttgagatcaaggaggaagtgactgagctggggtgtgaccaggccaatgagcggatcctgcaggaggaaacgccaccttctagcatcactgagagaggtgagtgaCACTGGGATGCAGATCTATAGAGGGGGGGCTTTATTGAAACAGGGGAAGAAAGCCTGTGGAATACACTGTGTTAGGTggtcatttatttctgtttataaaacagcttggaaaaataacaacctctgattggttaaacagcatcacatgaccgtatatatatatatatatatatatatatatatatatatatatatatatatatatatagcgtatacGCACGGCTCgcatactaatgagccacttcacactgtgggtgcgttaagtaactgagcagctcagtgaaagaaccagTTTAACGGCTTGCTCAGTTCTGCACCTCCAGAGCCAATTAGGCTTCACGACAAATTTTCAAAATCATGTTCAAAATGTCAAATGCTCAAAACAATGTCCAAAATGTCAAATGCTCAAAAAATGTCCAAAATGTCAAATGCTCAAAACAATGTCCAAAATGTGCCCAAATTTATGTTTCTAGGACCTAAATCAATAAatattcacaatttaaaaaaacaattctgttGTATTTATTGTGGTGTGTACTATAGAGGGTTTACCAAGACAAGAAAATACGTAGACTCTCCCACTGCAGCTGCTTGTCTCTAATTGAGACTTTGTATTCTGGGtcattgacagtttccttcaaaaccattaTTTTAGTACAGTATCAGTTCACTGAAATATCTTCCTCAGAAACTTTGCTAAGGCTGCAGGTATCATCACCTGGTTCAGAAGCATTTTtacagtagaaaaatgcaaagtTAATACGGTGGTGATGATGGGGATTGACAGTAAGGTGGGAGTGGATggaatgctccagtgtgaggctgGCTGAGAAAGCTgagaatttgttttattatttagcagacgcctttatccaaggcgacttacagagactagggtgtgtgaactatgcatcagctgcattcacttacaattacgtcccacccgaaagacggaccacaaggaggttaagtgacttgctcagggtcacacaatgagtcagtggctgaggtgggatttgaaccggggacctcctggttgcaagcccttttctttatccactggaccacacagcctccacacagcACTGAGACTTTTTTGTACAGGACATTGAATAATTGAATAAAGTGACCTTTTCCGTCACATGTTCATAGGAACATGAACATAACAGGAACGGTATCAATACTGCGTAAACCAGTATACCTGGTATATTTTCAGAAATGATCATGTGGAAACTGCCATCAAATGGGTTATTTAACATGAAACTACATTGCTGTTTTTTATCAACTTGAACTAACGTTAACTGCAGTCACCATTTTCACTCATTATAGAACTATATGCAGTATATAAAATACCAGGAAATGTAACGATATTACTTAAATGTCAGGGAAGATAACTATGTAAATTCCAGggaagtgaacacatttctttattattcAGTTACTATCATAATGGCTTTTGTTTTAACTCCAAAAATGCCATGCAAGTAACACTAAATCTGATTCTGttgattattatgttttgttaaagGTAGTTTTGAGGGTTATGAGGGAAGCTCTATAGAAGAGTAAATGTGTAAGAATGctttacaataacctttgtctctctttctttctttctttctttctttctttctttctttctttctttctttctcttctaaagtagatgaaggacAACACGACTCCACACCATCAGCCCAGTGCAACAAGTCTTCCAGTGGCAAACCGCAGGGCAAGAAACACAAATACAGTAATTTATCAAACCTTAAAAGACACAAGCATGGTCACAAAAGGAAAaaaccacaccactgtaatgaatgtgagaAGTGGTTCTCTCAGTTGCAACATCTTAAAaatcaccagcgaattcacacaggagagagaccACACCACTGTAATGATTGTGAGAAGCGCTTTACTGAATTAAGAAGTCTTAAAAGACATaaacaaattcacacaggagagagaccACACCTCTGTAATGAATGTGAGAAGAGGTTCTCTCGATTGGAACATCTTAAAggccaccagcgaattcacacaggagagaaaccacaccactgtaatgaatgtggaaGGAGTTTCAATCGAACGGAGagccttaaaagacaccagctaactcacacaggagagaaaccatatcactgtaaTGATTGTGGGAAGAACTTCGCTGAATTAGGCAGTCTTAAAAGACACGAACGAATTCACACAGCAGTGCTGGCCTGAATGTTGAAAAAGGTTTAATCTGGTAGAACACATTAAAAACTGGGAAATTCTCACAAGACAAAAACGTTGTCACTGAAGAGATTAAGGTGATTAAAACCCTATTTCTAATGCATTTGGAGTtctaaaaaaatcattttttaacaaacatgcctcataaaaaaaaaaaaaacacaacattactTGACAAAGACACCTCTGGAGTGTTTATTGCAGAGGcctcagggttagaaactaaaaatattgtgggactagtaccttttgaaatgtgctagtcctgatgtaaacttactagtccttatgtgaagtgtctaagttggaatcaacaataaaaaaaaataaacaccgttataaattttgattttttttattcattttttttttttttaacaaaggcacCTTAGTAAACACTCCTACAGATCAATCAATCACCTGTTTGTACCTCGTTACTGAacgactactgtactgtgtgtgagaAACTGACAACACCAGACgagatgacagaggaaaaaaatcTCTCAGCCGTGTCGccttgccgaccatgaagctccgcctgcaattgacaccgatgacacaaataaaatgtttactttattgttaattacatgtgttgctatttgcaaaaatgctggctggtttgtggagttgggggttacagcctgtgagtgattaaataactatgaattactacCTACAATAATTAATTTGCTCATGTATGTCATGGATGTTAGATTGCAGGTGTGCGCCACCTTGTGGCTCATTGTTATACCACTTCCTGTGTTTTGTACCTTTGCCCCTGTTTGTGTATCATTTGTTCAAAATGGCTTTGATTCACTGACAGCTTGTAGTTGTCTTTATTTCTACATCAGAAACAAAGTACACACtcggtcttcactaaagtcccaattaaACACAGTATGTTTCACTGTAGCtctcgggatgaaattgttagctaggtggaaatgttgttttaaaattagcagtgggagaaaaacgcttcagcaagtacagtggaATCTGCCATAACTATTGGACACTGAATCTACTATGTTGGATAtgaatgagagcataacaaatacaaaagataaatgctgatcttttcaagaaagctgggggaCTTTGTATACATGGATTTGAATATGTGAAGGATCGCCTTCCGGTTTGTCAGAGCCGCcagtgaatg from Acipenser ruthenus chromosome 57, fAciRut3.2 maternal haplotype, whole genome shotgun sequence includes these protein-coding regions:
- the LOC117971124 gene encoding zinc finger protein 271-like isoform X5, with amino-acid sequence MEAAHISPELPIRWVVSADRTVEIKEEVTELGCDQANERILQEETPPSSITERVDEGQHDSTPSAQCNKSSSGKPQGKKHKYSNLSNLKRHKHGHKRKKPHHCNECEKWFSQLQHLKNHQRIHTGERPHHCNDCEKRFTELRSLKRHKQIHTGERPHLCNECEKRFSRLEHLKGHQRIHTGEKPHHCNECGRSFNRTESLKRHQLTHTGEKPYHCNDCGKNFAELGSLKRHERIHTAVLA
- the LOC117971124 gene encoding zinc finger protein with KRAB and SCAN domains 8-like isoform X6 encodes the protein MEAAHISPELPIRWVVSADRTVEIKEEVTELGCDQANERILQEETPPSSITERDEGQHDSTPSAQCNKSSSGKPQGKKHKYSNLSNLKRHKHGHKRKKPHHCNECEKWFSQLQHLKNHQRIHTGERPHHCNDCEKRFTELRSLKRHKQIHTGERPHLCNECEKRFSRLEHLKGHQRIHTGEKPHHCNECGRSFNRTESLKRHQLTHTGEKPYHCNDCGKNFAELGSLKRHERIHTAVLA